TTTCATTGAATTGTTTTTATTTAGAACTGAACCTAATTTGTATCTAATTTTTCTTCTCTATATCTTAATGATATtcttcttttattaaaaaagaaaaaggtctAGCACTTAGAGTACTTGTAATTTGATCTTGAAATTGCAGATTAGGGAAACACCACATAAAAGACACCATAAATTTATCGAGTTTTATGATGTTAGAGCAGCAGAGGCTGCTCTTAAAGCATTGAATAGAAGTGATATTGCTGGAAAACGTATCAAACTTGAACCCAGCCGTCCCGGTGGAGCACGTCGAAAGTAAGTTAGTCCACAATtttagttatctttttttaattagttttggGTTGGGGTGCTGATATTGTGTAATGAATGTTTATTGTAAATTGCAATGTCTCATAGTTGGTTGTATATTATCTCTTTTAGCTTGATGCAACAATTGAGTCAAGAGCTAGAGCAAGATGATGCTCGAACTTTCAGACATCATGTGGGTTCACCTGTAGCTAGTTCACCTCCCGGTAAAATATGTTATCTTGAAATTCAATTCTCTTTCTGGTGCTActatctaattttataattttgaaaGTTATGTTCAAATTAGAAGCTAAGCTAGTTGGTACTTTTGCTCAGGTAACTGGGCACAATTTGGTAGCCCGGTTGAACATAGTCCATTACATTCTTTTAGCAAAACCCCAGGTTTGAATATTGGGAGCCCAATGAATACCAACCAAATGTCTGGATTGGCTGCAATTCTTTCGCCACATGCATCAACCTCTTCAAAGATTGCACCAATTGGAAAAGACCCTGGAAGAACTAATAATCCAAATCCGATATTCGGAAGCTCTGGACCAATACAAGGAGCTGGCTTTCAGCATTCTATGTCCTTCCCTGACCAAAAAGTAACTGCAAGTCCTAGGCCTATATCTACTGTTGGCGAATCAAGTTCGAGTTCTTCGAGTATTGGAATGTTGTCTGGTCCTCAATTTTTGTGGGGAAGTCCAACTACCTACTCAGAACATTCAAACACATCTGCTTGGTCTTCATCATCTCAGGGGCTTCCATTTAATTCTAGTGGACAAAGGCAGGGTTTCCCTTATACTAGTCGGCACAATTCTTTTCTTGGTTCTCACCTCCATCACCATGTTGGTTCTGCTCCATCTGGTCTTACTTTCGATAGGCAGTTTAGCTACTTTCCCGAGTCACATGAAACTTCAATCAAGAGCTCAAATGCATTTGGGAGTTTAAATCATGGTGATGGGAATTTCTTGATGAACATGGGTCCTCATGCATCTCTAGGAGCTGGTGTTGGCCTTTCAGGAAATGCAACCGAAATTGGTTCACCTAATTTCAGAATGATGTCACCACTGCCTAGACTTGGTTCATTGTTCCTTGGAAATGGTTCATATTCTGGACTAGGAGCAGCCAACTCTGAGTTGTTAACTGAACGTGGTAGAACTAGGCGACCTGATAATAATGGGAACCAAATTGATGGCAAGAAGCAGTACCAGCTTGATCTGGACAAAATTATGAGCGGGGAAGACACAAGGACTACATTAATGATTAAAAACATTCCTAATAAGTAAGAACTGAAAAAGTATCATAGCAAAGAGATCACTATACTAGCAACCTGAGTATTGTGGTAACAGTAAGTGATATATTTAGTAATGTTTTTTACCTATTGTGATTAAGGTACACTTCAAAGATGCTCCTTGCTGCAATTGATGAGGATCACATGGGAAGCTATGACTTTTTGTATTTGCCGATTGACTTTAAGGTATACATatcctatatatatatgtgcTTGGTGAAGAAAATCGCTATGCGACATATTTATTAAAGTCAGTTCTCTCTATTGCAGAACAAGTGTAATGTGGGCTATGCTTTCATCAATATGGTGTCTCCTTCACACATCATCCCCTTCTATAAGGTCTGAGTTCTATCCAAGTTCTATCTATTTGGATATTTGAGGCCATATGATTATCTCTATATATATTTGTGTGATATTGGTTTGTGATGTAATTATATTTGTAATTTTCTCTGCTTTACTAAAATTTTGAGACATCAGCCCCTTCTACAAGTTTTAAACCCTAATTTTCAACATCAAAAGGTCACATTTTTTGGCAACTATATTCAACTAACTTATACTTGTACGGGATTAAGATGGATatgtattttgaaaaaaaaaaaaactatttagtatataataatttgaGAAATGTTAGGTGACCAACATTTTTTCGTTTTATTAACATTACATTTGAACTAACAGTAGCTAACTCTCATTATTAGatgaaaaaattatttctcTAAAAAATTGATGAAACCTGTGCTGCTCAAAGAAGTTTGCATGATTGCAGGCATTTAATGGGAAGAAGTGGGAAAAGTTCAACAGTGAAAAAGTTGCTTCACTAGCTTATGCGCGAATCCAAGGAAAGGGTGCACTTGTGACACATTTTCAGAATTCAAGCCTAATGAATGAGGATAAACGGTGTCGGCCAATTCTCTTCCATTCAGAGGGCCAAGAGATTGGTGACCAGGTTCTGTTATAAAACGTTACATTCGATGATCAATCATTTCTTCTGTCCATATATCGTTTAAAAGCGTTTATCTGACAACTTTTCCGCATTCTATCCAGGAACATTTCCTCTCAAGCAATTTGAATATATGTATTCGTCAACCGGATGGTTCTTACTCAGGTGATTTGTTGGAGAGCCCGAAGGGCAATTCGGATGAAAACTAGAGAAATATTAACTAAGATATTATGTTCCTAGCCAATAATAAATGTGGTTCTAGGAGTGCTAACTAGTGCATAGCTAATCATCATAAGGTGTACAAAGCTAATTCGTCGAAATAGGTGGAAAGAAGTGTTTACAAGACTAAGGGTTTGTTCGCGAGTTTGAGTTTTGGAGGGAAAGGGAGGGAATGGATTGAAGGTTTTGAAGAATAAAATGGACTTGTCTTTATACTTCAAACACACCCTTTCCTTCCTTTCCTCTCTAAAACTTCAGCTCACAAACATACCCTAAGAAAAGGAATTCTAATATGTTAATTGTTCGTAACGATGATCGAaatcgaagaagaagaagagaagtttgTTAATGTGTAGATAGGAATTGTCATTTAACCGGCGGAAGAGAATAACCATGCATGCCAGATTGTGCAGGATGACTACTCAGTTTGGGAtttgttatttgttttcttttttggcCATCCTTTTGCTGTGGTATGCAAAATGTGATTAATGTTCATATGGGTTGGGAGGGAAGATTTTCAGATGAAAAAGATAAGTTGTGTATAGAAGGGATGTAATTAACTACTCTGTGTCCACTGTTGTCATGTAACAAAAACAATGTTGAATAATGACTTGTATATATGATTGTATTTATTTCAGAAATTGTTACCAAAAATTTATATGCTTTATACCGTTCTTTGTTGTTTAAAGTAATGTTACTTCTGGTTATGTTATAGATGAACAATGAttgttctttttcaaatttaaggTTATAATGAAATAATTGTCAGCATGTTTTCCCAAAACTAAACTAACTTGAgttggtcgagtggtcagcTCATTCGTCCGCTTGTTGGAGTGGTCAGCTCATTCGTCCGCTTAAACAAGTGTTGGGAGTTCGAATTCCGctttgtgcatgcagcaacccattggccAGTGGCAGAGAACATATTATaatcatcaaattaaaattcaagTTATAACTTCTTAATAGGTTAAAAATGATTGAAACAGCAGTATACCAATACACTTTGAAATTTTCCAATGGTATAACGTCGATAGCCTTAATAATTGCATAGATTCCGCCACTTTATCAATAATGAAGAAAAATATGATTGAGCCAAAGATATTTGTCATATACATTGAAGCATGGACTCCCAAATTGTTGACCATAGATGTGTGCTTAAGAATTAAGATACCATAGTTCAACATAGAACTTATCCATTTTCTGACTTAGTTTTAAATCTgatgtgttttctgtgatttgtAAGTGCGGCTCAGCTATTTCCTTGAATGAAAGTTTTTCTTCCATCAAAAAAAAGATAAGACGGATATGATTGCATTGATTGATGGGTCTTATGTTAAGAGTTGACAACCACAACTTAGTTCAGATTACAGTCCAAAGCAAGAGGAAATTCACACTTTTCACTGAGTTGGGAGCTAAAGATAGGATGTTAAACTCAAGTGAATGGAacattattagtttttaaggtAATGTTTGCCTTCAAATTTGTAGAGCATTAGCAATGGAGCCAGCTAAACTCAACACTTCAAAAGGAGCTTTGTTTCCTATAGCTTTCACAGTAAGGGGGCAAGAATCTGTGATCCAGAAGTGGGTAAAggctttctccaagctttctgtATGTTGAGTCAAATGGCAACAACATTCAAATATATGTATATGATTTTGAGAAAGTATAACGTTGTTACATGATGCCATGACTAACCGTTTTTATGGAGGAACCGGTCCCACGATTGGTTAGGAAATACGCCATGGGTGACATAGGCACTCacctttgctgcaccatgagcTGCCAAAACTTTCTAAGGGAAATcaacaagaaaaaaagaaagtaagaaatgACAAGTTGCAGAATACAGACATCCATTGCTAATGCTATCTAGCATTCTCACATGGAGCTTTTGCTTTCCTCAAATTCCAATAATAGAAACCCGGGGATGGCGATTACTTAACCATTTACCTGACATTCAATCAGAGTGCTGCCGGATTGGACCAAATCATCAACAATGACAACATGATGACCAGTTGCATTGCCTTCCTTGACCCGAACTATCCTCTTGTCGCCCTCACGAACCTTGTTACATACCACCTACCACTTCGAAAGAATCAGACACTCATAAAAGATGAATTATAACTTAAACAGCTAGATTTTCCACAGAAGACACACCACTGAAAAATTATCGAACTGCTTGTGGAATCGCTTCCAAGCACCATCATCTGGAAATGCTATAACAACCTAGAAACAACAAGTTCAAATTCAGTATATTAGAAACAAGGAGTGAATCACAAGCAGGGCAATGTA
The Arachis stenosperma cultivar V10309 chromosome 7, arast.V10309.gnm1.PFL2, whole genome shotgun sequence genome window above contains:
- the LOC130942001 gene encoding protein MEI2-like 2, coding for MDKHSGDSAPAHGATGSSGISSLSVGRKVGSSAWGIPRGTAAFHASSDTSLFSSSLPVIGHEKLNLTGSGHYDRSADDNWPRLGKVHKDDVGQDALEDIETKAAGKMLPDDEDELLAGIMEDFDLTRLPSQLEDLDENDLFGSVGGFEMDFESQESLGIGISKMSLSDGVPSTAIGQYAALPNGVGAVAGEHPYGEHPSRTLFVRNINSNVEDSELRLLFEQYGDIRTLYTACKHRGFVMISYYDIRAARTAMRALQNKPLRRRKLDIHFSIPKDNPSEKDINQGTLVVFNLDPSVSNDDLRQIFGAYGEVKEIRETPHKRHHKFIEFYDVRAAEAALKALNRSDIAGKRIKLEPSRPGGARRNLMQQLSQELEQDDARTFRHHVGSPVASSPPGNWAQFGSPVEHSPLHSFSKTPGLNIGSPMNTNQMSGLAAILSPHASTSSKIAPIGKDPGRTNNPNPIFGSSGPIQGAGFQHSMSFPDQKVTASPRPISTVGESSSSSSSIGMLSGPQFLWGSPTTYSEHSNTSAWSSSSQGLPFNSSGQRQGFPYTSRHNSFLGSHLHHHVGSAPSGLTFDRQFSYFPESHETSIKSSNAFGSLNHGDGNFLMNMGPHASLGAGVGLSGNATEIGSPNFRMMSPLPRLGSLFLGNGSYSGLGAANSELLTERGRTRRPDNNGNQIDGKKQYQLDLDKIMSGEDTRTTLMIKNIPNKYTSKMLLAAIDEDHMGSYDFLYLPIDFKNKCNVGYAFINMVSPSHIIPFYKAFNGKKWEKFNSEKVASLAYARIQGKGALVTHFQNSSLMNEDKRCRPILFHSEGQEIGDQEHFLSSNLNICIRQPDGSYSGDLLESPKGNSDEN